The Flavobacterium johnsoniae genomic sequence ATGACTAAAACTGCTCAATCGGTATGGGAAAACTGTTTGTCCTTTATAAAGGATAATATTCAAGATCAAGCATACAAAACTTGGTTTGAACCAATCAAATCAGTTGAGCTAACCGATAACGCGTTATATATTCAAGTTCCAAGTAAATTTTTCTACGAATGGCTCGAAGAGCATTACGTAAAATTGTTGAAAGTTGCGCTTACCAAAGAACTGGGAAAAAACGCAAAGTTACTCTATAAAATTAAAATGGAGAACACTTATGGAAATAAACAGCCGTTTACCGAGCAGCTGCCAAGTTCTAACAGAGTTCCGATGAAACCGCAAGAAGTTGACGCTCCATTTAAAAATTTAAATCCTGAATTAAAAAATCCATTTGTAATTCCTGGAATCAGAAATTTAAAAATTGAGTCTCAATTAAACCCGAACTATAGTTTTGATAATTTCTTAGAAGGAGATTCTAACCGTTTGGCTCGTTCTGCGGGTATGGCTGTTGCCAACAAACCAGGAGGAACTTCATTTAATCCGTTATTGATTTTTGGAGGAGTTGGTTTAGGAAAAACGCACTTAGCGCATGCTATAGGCGTAGAAGTAAAAGATAAGTATCCGGAAAAGACCGTTTTATATATTTCTGCTGAGATTTTTACACAACAATATATTGATTCTGTAAAAAAGAATAACCGTAACGATTTTATTCACTTTTACCAATTAATTGATGTTTTAATTATTGATGATGTTCAATTTTTATCTGGAAAATCAGGAACACAAGATGTATTCTTCCATATTTTCAATTATTTACATCAAAACGGAAAGCAAGTAATCTTAACTTCAGATAAAGCTCCTGTTGACATGCAGGATATTGAGCAAAGATTATTGTCTCGTTTTAAATGGGGATTATCAGCAGAATTGCATCAGCCTGATTACGAAACTCGTATTTCGATCTTAAAAAATATCTTATATCGCGATGGTGTTGAAATGCCAGAAGATATCTTAGAATATGTTGCTCGTAACATTAAAACAAATGTTAGAGAACTTGAAGGCGCTATTATTTCTTTAATTGCTCAATCTTCTTTCAACAAAAAAGAAGTTACAATCGAGTTAGCAAAAAGCGTTGTAGAGAAATTTGTTAAAAACGTAAAGAGAGAAATCTCAATCGATTATATTCAAAAAATCGTTTCAGATTATTTCCAGTTAGATATTGAAACGCTTCAATCTAAAACTCGAAAGAGGCACGTTGTTCAAGCAAGACAATTAGCCATGTTTTTTGCCAAGAAATTCACAAAAGCTTCTTTAGCCAATATTGGTTCACAAATTGGAGATCGCGATCACGCAACTGTTCTTCATGCTTGCAAAACAGTCGATAACTTAGTTTCTACCGACAAACAATTTAAAAAGTTTGTTGAAGACATCAATAAAAAACTAACGCTTTAATAAACCCAATGCCTGTAAAAATCTTAATGGTTTGTTTAGGAAATATCTGTAGATCTCCTTTAGCCGAAGGAATTTTAGCATCGAAATTACCTAAAGATAAATTCTTTGTTGATTCCGCAGGAACAGGCTCTTGGCATGTTGGTCATTGCCCTGACAAACGTTCGATTGAAGTTGCCAAAAAAAATGGAATTGACATTAGCTCTCAAAAAGGCAGACAAATTAAAGTGGCTGATTTTGACGAATTTGATTACATCTTTGTAATGGACAATTCTAATTTTCACGATGTTAATCTACTTGCTCAAACACCCGAACACAAGCAAAAAATTCATTTGATTTTAAATGAATTATTTCCAGACGAAAATGTCGACGTTCCAGATCCTTATTTCGGAGCATCAAACGGATTCAAGAATGTATATCAAATGCTTGATGAAGTGACCGATTTGATCGCAGAAAAACTTATCAAGAAACACTCATAATCTAATTCAATTATTTCAGTAAATGAAATGATTGAATTTTTTAATTTTAAATACTTACACATGAAACTTCTCGGAAAACTATATTTAATTCCAACTACAATGGGCGAAAGCGATCCGATGGATGTTTTACCTCAAACCGTTAGAAGAACGATAGAAGTTATCGACCATTATATTGTTGAAAATGATAAAACGGCGAGAAAATCAATAAAAGCTGTTTATCCTGAGAAAAAACAATCAGAATTAGTGCTTTTTACATTAAATAAACGAACAGAACCAAGCGAACATTTAGATTTCATAAAACCTTTATTAGAAGGGAAAAATATGGGATTAATGAGTGAAGCAGGCTGTCCAGGAGTTGCAGATCCAGGTGCTGTGATTGTAAAATTGGCACATGAAAAAGGGATTCAAGTTGTTCCTTTAGTCGGACCTTCTTCTATTCTATTGGCAATGATGGCTTCAGGAATGAACGGTCAGAGTTTTACTTTCAACGGTTATTTACCAATTGACAAAGATGAAAAAAAATCGGCAATTCGTCATTTTGAGAAATTATCTTACGATAAAAATCAATCGCAATTATTCATTGAAACTCCATACAGGAACAATAAACTGATTGAAGATCTTTTGCAGATTTTAAGTCCTGCAACTCATCTTTGTATCGCTACAGATATAACTTTACCAACAGAATTTATTAAAACTTTGAAAGTAGCTGATTGGAAAAAATTAAAAATAGACATTGACAAACGTCCAACTATTTTTATTATTCATAAAATGTAAACCTACTATTTAAATGCACATGAAAAAGTTAAAAATTCTGATTTTAATTTGTTTCGCACAAACAATTTGCGCACAAACTGCCAAAACAACAACCACAAAACCAGCCGTAAATAAAGAATCTCAAAATGTAGATAAAAATAAAGTCTACAATATAGATGTTGTAAATGTAAAACCTGAATTTGAGGGAGGGTTAAAGAAATTTCAAAAATTTATCAGCAATAATACGAGGTATCCAGATGAAGAACTTCAGGTAAAAGGAACAGTTGAAGTAAATTATATAGTAGAAAAAGATGGTACATTAAGCAACATAAAAGTTACCAAAGATGTTGGTTACGATACAGGAGCAGAAGCAGTTCGTGTTTTGAAAAAATCTCCAAAATGGATTCCAGGAACCCATAACCACAGACTTGTAAGAGTACTTTATTATTTATCGATACCTATACCTGCAAATAATCCAAACTAAATTTCTGTTTTTTAATTCCTAAAAAAAAAAAAAAAAAAACACTCAATAAACTTTTTTTAGGCTAGCAAGTTTCAAAATTTAATGACAAACTGTTTTTACAACGACTACAAAAATGGCAACTGGGTTTAATATTCATATCTGATAATCATGAAAAAGTTTTTAATTCTGATTTTAATTTGTCTTGTTCAAAGTGTATTTT encodes the following:
- the dnaA gene encoding chromosomal replication initiator protein DnaA, which encodes MTKTAQSVWENCLSFIKDNIQDQAYKTWFEPIKSVELTDNALYIQVPSKFFYEWLEEHYVKLLKVALTKELGKNAKLLYKIKMENTYGNKQPFTEQLPSSNRVPMKPQEVDAPFKNLNPELKNPFVIPGIRNLKIESQLNPNYSFDNFLEGDSNRLARSAGMAVANKPGGTSFNPLLIFGGVGLGKTHLAHAIGVEVKDKYPEKTVLYISAEIFTQQYIDSVKKNNRNDFIHFYQLIDVLIIDDVQFLSGKSGTQDVFFHIFNYLHQNGKQVILTSDKAPVDMQDIEQRLLSRFKWGLSAELHQPDYETRISILKNILYRDGVEMPEDILEYVARNIKTNVRELEGAIISLIAQSSFNKKEVTIELAKSVVEKFVKNVKREISIDYIQKIVSDYFQLDIETLQSKTRKRHVVQARQLAMFFAKKFTKASLANIGSQIGDRDHATVLHACKTVDNLVSTDKQFKKFVEDINKKLTL
- a CDS encoding low molecular weight protein-tyrosine-phosphatase, whose amino-acid sequence is MPVKILMVCLGNICRSPLAEGILASKLPKDKFFVDSAGTGSWHVGHCPDKRSIEVAKKNGIDISSQKGRQIKVADFDEFDYIFVMDNSNFHDVNLLAQTPEHKQKIHLILNELFPDENVDVPDPYFGASNGFKNVYQMLDEVTDLIAEKLIKKHS
- a CDS encoding SAM-dependent methyltransferase, with translation MKLLGKLYLIPTTMGESDPMDVLPQTVRRTIEVIDHYIVENDKTARKSIKAVYPEKKQSELVLFTLNKRTEPSEHLDFIKPLLEGKNMGLMSEAGCPGVADPGAVIVKLAHEKGIQVVPLVGPSSILLAMMASGMNGQSFTFNGYLPIDKDEKKSAIRHFEKLSYDKNQSQLFIETPYRNNKLIEDLLQILSPATHLCIATDITLPTEFIKTLKVADWKKLKIDIDKRPTIFIIHKM
- a CDS encoding energy transducer TonB, whose amino-acid sequence is MKKLKILILICFAQTICAQTAKTTTTKPAVNKESQNVDKNKVYNIDVVNVKPEFEGGLKKFQKFISNNTRYPDEELQVKGTVEVNYIVEKDGTLSNIKVTKDVGYDTGAEAVRVLKKSPKWIPGTHNHRLVRVLYYLSIPIPANNPN